A DNA window from Patagioenas fasciata isolate bPatFas1 chromosome 1, bPatFas1.hap1, whole genome shotgun sequence contains the following coding sequences:
- the KLHL34 gene encoding kelch-like protein 34 — translation MSYFLSYCKAHCTTVLAQYQNLRSEGFLCDILLKVKENEFPAHKSLLACSSDYFRALFKSYTQESKASVIHLQVVSPAGLQHVLDFIYTSLLPLSFESLEDTLEAASYLQVTDAIGLCNQYLVNNLALENCCFSANVARKFYLPDALAATEKYIVNNFWKLLDLDLTGLLELNFRSLLAVVESPDLPMVRETRLLNLVLLWLKQDKSRLAHTSSLLEHIRYGLIPVEELRRTYTQSEVPLSAGIKCLIIKAINYHTYFFKQPVLQDKSTTLRNQKTQIILLGGGTASGGLVTDVVAFDVYNHKWRALTQVRDRVQNHSVCVVGNFLYVLGGEIEGGSPGEAKTNKVLSVTNKVHRYDPRFNTWTQIMSMLEKRSQFSCCVLGNDIFAIGGRGEDGLLHSSVEIYNIGRDRWTKARELPHKIHGHASAICKNTIYICGGKYSDSASTSKDLYSLSSLEGQWMKQAPMSIARFGHQMATIRESIFTFLGLYEPFSEIERYDPDLNQWTRLRPLTYDRFCYGLAVVEETALLIGGKKWQNSREVPTQDVVGYDIDNDGWEEICKAPLPWCGLQCAVLQLSELADDQDSENQQKRPPNC, via the coding sequence ATGAGTTACTTCCTCTCCTACTGCAAAGCACACTGTACCACCGTGCTCGCCCAGTACCAGAACCTGAGATCAGAGGGATTTCTGTGTGATATTTTGCTGAAAGTGAAGGAGAATGAGTTTCCTGCACACAAGTCCTTGTTGGCATGCTCGAGCGACTATTTCCGAGCCCTGTTCAAAAGTTATACCCAAGAGTCCAAAGCCAGTGTAATTCATCTGCAAGTTGTCTCACCTGCTGGTCTCCAGCATGTCCTGGATTTCATTTACACTTCCTTGTTGCCCCTTTCCTTTGAAAGCCTGGAGGATACCTTGGAAGCTGCAAGCTACTTGCAAGTGACTGATGCTATTGGCTTGTGCAATCAGTACTTAGTTAACAATCTTGCCCTGGAAAACTGCTGCTTCTCCGCCAATGTGGCCAGGAAGTTCTACCTGCCGGATGCCTTAgcagcaacagaaaaatacattgtCAATAATTTCTGGAAGCTGCTGGACTTGGATTTGACAGGACTGCTCGAGCTGAACTTCAGGTCTTTGCTAGCAGTGGTTGAATCACCAGATCTGCCCATGGTGAGAGAAACTCGTTTGCTTAATCTTGTGCTACTGTGGCTGAAGCAGGATAAATCCAGGCTAGCTCACACAAGCAGCCTTTTAGAGCACATAAGATATGGCCTCATCCCGGTGGAAGAGCTGAGAAGAACCTACACACAGTCAGAAGTGCCCCTCTCTGCAGGTATTAAGTGCTTGATCATTAAGGCAATTAATTACCATACATATTTTTTCAAGCAGCCTGTCCTGCAGGACAAGTCCACCACGCTGAGGAACCAGAAAACCCAGATCATTCTGCTGGGGGGAGGGACAGCAAGCGGCGGGCTTGTCACTGATGTGGTGGCCTTTGATGTTTACAATCACAAATGGCGAGCTCTCACACAGGTGCGGGACAGGGTGCAGAACCACAGCGTGTGCGTAGTGGGGAACTTCCTCTACGTCTTGGGTGGGGAAATAGAAGGTGGTTCCCCAGGTGAAGCTAAAACCAACAAGGTCTTATCAGTTACGAACAAGGTCCATCGTTATGATCCAAGATTTAACACGTGGACCCAAATCATGTCTATGCTGGAAAAGAGAAGCCAGTTTTCTTGTTGTGTCCTAGGCAATGATATTTTTGCCATTGGTGGAAGGGGTGAGGATGGGTTGCTGCATTCATCTGTGGAAATCTACAACATTGGCAGAGACAGATGGACGAAGGCCAGGGAATTGCCACACAAAATACATGGCCATGCCAGTGCCATTTGCAAGAATACTATATACATCTGTGGGGGCAAGTATTCAGACTCAGCCAGCACAAGCAAGGACTTATATTCTCTGAGCTCCCTTGAAGGGCAGTGGATGAAACAAGCACCCATGAGCATTGCTCGGTTTGGGCATCAGATGGCAACAATCAGAGAATCCATATTCACCTTTTTAGGACTATATGAACCCTTCTCTGAAATAGAAAGATACGACCCTGATCTAAACCAATGGACTCGGTTAAGACCACTGACCTATGATCGATTCTGCTATGGTCTGGCAGTGGTAGAGGAAACGGCTCTTCTTATTGGGGGAAAGAAATGGCAAAACTCACGGGAAGTCCCCACACAAGACGTGGTTGGCTATGACATTGACAATGATGGCTGGGAGGAGATCTGCAAAGCCCCCTTGCCTTGGTGTGGGCTGCAGTGTGCGGTGCTGCAACTCTCCGAACTGGCCGATGACCAAGACAGTGAGAACCAGCAGAAGAGGCCACCGAACTGCTGA